A segment of the Campylobacter showae CSUNSWCD genome:
TTTACGACGGGAGCTACCTCGTCGGTAGTGACCGAGTAAAATTTAAATCCAACGAAGTATAGGGCAAAAAGACAAGCCGCTAAAAAAGGAATAATCTAATGAAAACTATTATGTTGTGTGCTATTTGTTCGGTAAGCTCTGGCAACTGCTCCGAGGATTGCGGCTACTGCACGCAAAGTGCGGGCATAAATGCCAGCATCGAAAAATACAAAATGAAAAGCGTCGAACAAGTAGTCGCCGAGGCCAAGATCGCAGCGGCAAACTACGCGCTGGGCTTTTGCCTAGTCACCAGCGGCGCAAGGCTCACGGACAAAAAGACCGAGGAGATCGCCCGCCTCGCGCGAGCAGTAAATAAAGAAGTCCCAAACCTCATGCTGATCGCTTGCAACGGCATGGCGACGCTACCGCAGCTAAAAGAACTAAAAAGCGCGGGCGTGTTTAGCTACAACCACAACCTCGAGACCTCGCGCGAGTTTTTCCCGCAAATTTGCTCGACGCATAGCTGGGACGAGCGCTGGCAGACCAACATAGACGCCAAAGAAGCGGGGCTAATGCTCTGTACGGGCGGGATTTACGGGCTTGGCGAGAGCGAGGCTGATCGCGCGAGCTTGCAAGCTAGCCTTGCCAAGCTTGATCCGTTTTCTAGCCCGATAAATTTCTTTATCCCAAACGACGCGCTACGCGTCAAACGACCGCCCATGGGAGTGGACGAAGCCCTGCGGATCATCGACGACACCGTCCGCGCACTGCCTAACGCTCGCGTTATGATAGCAGGCGGCCGTGAGAAAATTTTAGGCGAACGCCAATACGAAATCTTTGATCACGGCGTCTCTGCCGTCGTTATCGGCGACTACCTCACGACCAAGGGCGAGGTCGCTAGCCGCGATATCGCCGAGTTTAAAGCGCGCGGATTTAACTTCGCAACGCTTTGCCACTGATGCAAAATTTACTCTTAATCGGGT
Coding sequences within it:
- a CDS encoding biotin synthase; translated protein: MKTIMLCAICSVSSGNCSEDCGYCTQSAGINASIEKYKMKSVEQVVAEAKIAAANYALGFCLVTSGARLTDKKTEEIARLARAVNKEVPNLMLIACNGMATLPQLKELKSAGVFSYNHNLETSREFFPQICSTHSWDERWQTNIDAKEAGLMLCTGGIYGLGESEADRASLQASLAKLDPFSSPINFFIPNDALRVKRPPMGVDEALRIIDDTVRALPNARVMIAGGREKILGERQYEIFDHGVSAVVIGDYLTTKGEVASRDIAEFKARGFNFATLCH